One Corynebacterium appendicis CIP 107643 DNA window includes the following coding sequences:
- a CDS encoding DNA repair helicase XPB: protein MPLGDGPLIVQSDKTVLLDVAHPEAGAARAALAPYAELERAPEHVHTYRITPLALWNARAAGFDAEQAVDVLERYSRFPVPQALLIDVAETMARYGRVRLLKHPAHGLILEADDAAILTEITRNKKIQPMVGKLIDDTTAPVHPSERGRIKQELTKLGWPVDDRAGYVDGESHPIRLTAGLDGADRWELRDYQQYATESFWEGGSGVVVLPCGAGKTIVGAASMAQAQTTTLILVTNTVAGRQWRDELLRRTTLTPEEIGEYSGERKEIRPVTIATYQVVTRKTKGEYKALELFDSRDWGLIIYDEVHLLPAPVFRMAADLQSRRRLGLTATLVREDHREDDVFSLIGPKRYDAPWKELEMAGYIATAECVEVRTTLTEDERMMYATAETRERYRIAACSEGKLAVVDKLLAQHSGQQTLIIGAFIEQLEDIAARTSAPLIDGKTSTKKRETTFDAFRNGEIQTLVVSKVANFSIDLPEAAVGIQVSGTFGSRQEEAQRLGRLLRPKADGAEALFYTVVARDTLDAEYAMHRQRFLAEQGYAYRLVDAADL, encoded by the coding sequence ATGCCTTTAGGTGACGGCCCGCTCATTGTTCAGTCCGACAAGACTGTCCTCCTCGATGTCGCACACCCCGAAGCAGGGGCGGCGCGCGCGGCGTTGGCGCCGTACGCGGAGCTCGAGCGCGCGCCGGAGCACGTGCACACCTACCGCATCACTCCCCTGGCGCTGTGGAATGCACGAGCCGCAGGCTTCGATGCCGAGCAGGCCGTCGATGTCCTCGAGCGCTACTCCCGCTTCCCCGTCCCGCAGGCCCTGCTCATCGACGTCGCCGAGACCATGGCGCGCTACGGCCGCGTGCGCCTCCTCAAGCACCCCGCGCACGGGCTCATTCTTGAGGCGGACGACGCCGCGATCCTCACCGAGATCACCCGGAACAAGAAGATCCAGCCCATGGTGGGCAAGCTTATCGACGACACCACCGCTCCCGTCCACCCCTCCGAACGCGGCCGGATCAAGCAGGAGCTGACCAAGCTCGGCTGGCCTGTCGACGACCGCGCCGGCTACGTAGACGGCGAATCCCACCCAATCCGGCTCACCGCCGGATTGGACGGAGCGGACAGATGGGAGCTGCGCGACTACCAGCAATACGCCACCGAGTCATTCTGGGAGGGCGGTTCCGGCGTGGTGGTGCTGCCCTGCGGCGCCGGTAAGACCATCGTCGGCGCGGCCTCCATGGCCCAGGCGCAAACCACCACGCTCATCCTGGTGACCAACACCGTCGCGGGCCGCCAGTGGCGCGATGAGCTGCTGCGCCGCACGACCCTGACCCCCGAGGAAATCGGCGAGTATTCCGGCGAGCGTAAAGAGATCCGCCCCGTGACCATCGCCACGTACCAGGTGGTCACCCGCAAGACGAAGGGCGAGTACAAGGCGCTCGAGCTCTTTGATTCCCGCGACTGGGGCCTGATCATCTACGACGAGGTCCACCTTCTTCCCGCCCCGGTCTTCCGCATGGCCGCGGATCTCCAGTCGCGCCGCCGACTGGGCCTGACCGCGACACTCGTGCGCGAGGACCACCGCGAAGACGATGTCTTTTCCCTGATCGGCCCAAAGCGTTACGACGCCCCGTGGAAAGAGCTCGAAATGGCCGGCTACATCGCCACCGCCGAGTGCGTCGAAGTCCGCACCACGCTCACCGAGGACGAGCGCATGATGTACGCCACCGCTGAGACCCGGGAGCGTTACCGCATCGCGGCGTGCAGCGAGGGGAAGCTGGCTGTCGTCGATAAGCTTCTTGCCCAACATTCTGGGCAGCAAACGTTGATCATCGGCGCCTTCATCGAGCAGCTCGAAGACATCGCTGCGCGCACTAGTGCCCCGCTTATCGACGGCAAAACCTCCACCAAGAAACGCGAAACCACCTTCGACGCGTTCCGGAACGGTGAGATCCAGACTCTCGTTGTGTCGAAGGTGGCAAATTTCTCCATCGACCTGCCGGAAGCCGCCGTCGGCATCCAGGTCTCTGGCACATTCGGCTCACGCCAGGAAGAAGCCCAACGCCTCGGACGGCTGCTGCGCCCGAAAGCCGATGGTGCGGAAGCGCTGTTCTACACCGTCGTCGCACGCGACACGCTCGATGCCGAATACGCGATGCACCGCCAGCGCTTCCTGGCTGAACAGGGTTACGCCTACCGGTTGGTAGACGCGGCCGACCTCTAA
- a CDS encoding type II toxin-antitoxin system ParD family antitoxin yields MAKNTSVTLGSHYEKFIAQMVESGRYATSSEVIRAGLRMIEDYEQRLEVLRREIQKGEESGLAEDFDFNEFIERMKRGNDIPA; encoded by the coding sequence ATGGCAAAGAACACGTCCGTAACCCTTGGGTCGCACTATGAGAAATTCATTGCTCAGATGGTGGAAAGTGGGCGCTACGCAACCTCCAGTGAGGTGATTCGCGCTGGCCTCCGCATGATTGAAGACTACGAGCAGCGGCTAGAGGTCCTGCGTCGTGAAATCCAGAAGGGGGAGGAGTCTGGTCTCGCAGAGGACTTTGATTTCAATGAGTTCATAGAAAGAATGAAGCGCGGCAATGACATACCGGCTTAA
- a CDS encoding type II toxin-antitoxin system RelE/ParE family toxin: MTYRLKEQAVEDLRGIWSYSETQWGPAQAERYLRTLERQFAWIADQPTSGKLVPGISGYRQRAAGSHMIIYRLDGRGVIVVRVLHQKMDPSRHL, encoded by the coding sequence ATGACATACCGGCTTAAGGAACAAGCCGTTGAGGACCTGCGGGGAATCTGGTCCTATTCCGAAACTCAATGGGGGCCCGCACAAGCGGAGCGCTATTTGCGAACTTTGGAAAGGCAATTTGCCTGGATTGCCGATCAGCCGACTTCGGGGAAGCTAGTGCCGGGGATTTCTGGGTATCGTCAACGGGCCGCAGGCAGTCACATGATCATCTATCGTCTCGATGGTCGAGGCGTGATTGTGGTTCGCGTGCTCCATCAAAAAATGGACCCGTCCCGTCACCTCTAA
- a CDS encoding ABC transporter permease yields the protein MIITLVIMLVAILAAVGFASWQTNKDPEDKATPVAVVNVDKQTLEGSGLEAREAADRAEAENLVRDGDVDAALVAENDTWQVISDGLPDTSVMTTVDALAESYSQTAALEQLGISPADFQSASPEINVESVDIANIDEGKDDTASEQDFARLLTAFILLMLIVFMVITFAAQVGSRVTEEKSSRVVELVLSTVRPLDFLAGKILGNLVFGFISTAILLGAGFTALQVTGLLEDISIDWSILPIMLVSYLLAMLFFAGLYAAAGAMVQRTEDLQSTQMPVLLLIIVSAYIPAFGWMATGATWMQVASWIPPVSIFAAPLSYAAGDFTALQLAGSLALAAVATVAVVWVAARIYRRTILNNGQTTKWSQALRG from the coding sequence GTGATCATCACCCTGGTCATCATGCTCGTGGCCATTCTCGCAGCCGTCGGTTTCGCGTCCTGGCAAACGAACAAGGACCCAGAGGACAAAGCCACGCCGGTGGCGGTAGTCAACGTCGATAAGCAGACGCTCGAGGGTTCCGGCCTTGAGGCGCGCGAAGCGGCCGACCGCGCGGAAGCCGAGAACCTCGTGCGCGACGGTGATGTCGATGCCGCGCTCGTCGCTGAAAACGACACCTGGCAGGTCATCTCCGACGGTCTTCCCGACACTTCCGTGATGACCACCGTGGATGCCCTCGCCGAGTCCTATTCACAAACCGCCGCGCTGGAACAGCTGGGCATATCACCCGCCGACTTCCAGTCCGCCTCCCCAGAGATCAACGTCGAATCTGTGGACATTGCCAATATCGACGAAGGCAAAGACGATACTGCTTCCGAACAGGACTTCGCACGCCTGCTCACCGCATTCATCTTACTCATGCTCATCGTGTTCATGGTGATCACCTTCGCCGCGCAGGTGGGCAGCCGCGTGACTGAGGAGAAGTCCTCCCGCGTCGTCGAGCTCGTCCTGTCCACAGTGCGCCCGCTCGACTTCCTCGCGGGCAAGATCCTGGGCAACCTCGTCTTCGGCTTCATCTCCACCGCGATCTTGCTCGGCGCTGGATTCACCGCCCTGCAGGTCACTGGCCTGCTGGAAGATATCAGCATCGACTGGTCCATCCTGCCCATCATGCTCGTGTCCTACCTGCTGGCCATGCTCTTCTTTGCCGGCCTCTACGCCGCTGCCGGCGCGATGGTCCAGCGCACTGAAGACCTCCAGTCCACGCAGATGCCAGTCCTGCTGCTGATCATCGTCAGCGCCTACATCCCGGCATTCGGCTGGATGGCCACCGGCGCCACTTGGATGCAGGTGGCCAGCTGGATCCCGCCGGTGTCCATCTTCGCTGCTCCCCTGTCGTATGCGGCCGGCGACTTCACCGCCCTCCAGCTCGCGGGATCCCTCGCCCTCGCCGCAGTTGCCACCGTGGCTGTCGTCTGGGTCGCAGCGCGCATCTACCGCCGCACCATCCTCAACAACGGCCAAACCACCAAGTGGTCGCAGGCACTGCGGGGTTAG
- a CDS encoding ABC transporter ATP-binding protein encodes MTTLEIRDLHKRFGETQALDGMNFTVGDGELYGFVGSNGAGKSTTMRIALGVLEADSGEVLLDGTPLDDATRRRIGYMPEERGLYGKEKILDQLVFLAKLHGVDGAAAKKRGAELLGELGLGERVNDKLDDLSLGNQQRVQLAASLIHDPDILILDEPFSGLDPVAVDVMSTMLTDRARNGVPVVFSSHQLDLVQRLCDRVGIVTRGRMVAEGTVDELRTHGPVRYKVGTVARGWFPEGTTLIDDSPTHVTLETDSAADDQRILHAALAAGEVHEFSRVVPDLTDLFKEVVK; translated from the coding sequence ATGACCACTCTTGAAATCAGAGACCTGCATAAACGCTTCGGCGAGACGCAGGCACTCGACGGTATGAACTTCACCGTCGGCGACGGGGAGCTCTACGGCTTCGTCGGCTCAAACGGCGCCGGCAAGTCCACCACCATGCGCATCGCGCTTGGCGTGCTCGAGGCCGATTCCGGCGAGGTCCTCCTCGACGGCACCCCGCTTGACGACGCGACGCGCCGCCGCATCGGCTACATGCCGGAAGAGCGCGGCCTGTACGGCAAGGAGAAGATCCTCGATCAGCTCGTCTTCCTGGCCAAGCTCCACGGCGTGGACGGCGCCGCTGCGAAGAAGCGCGGCGCGGAACTGCTCGGAGAACTCGGCCTCGGCGAGCGTGTGAATGACAAGCTCGACGATCTTTCGCTGGGCAACCAGCAGCGCGTCCAGCTCGCCGCCAGCTTGATCCACGACCCGGACATTCTCATCCTCGACGAGCCGTTCTCCGGTCTCGACCCCGTCGCTGTGGACGTCATGAGCACCATGCTCACCGACCGCGCCCGCAACGGTGTCCCCGTCGTTTTCTCCTCCCACCAGCTCGACCTGGTCCAGCGCCTCTGCGACCGCGTCGGCATTGTCACCCGCGGACGCATGGTCGCCGAAGGCACCGTCGACGAGCTGCGCACACACGGACCCGTCCGCTACAAGGTCGGCACCGTGGCCCGCGGGTGGTTCCCGGAGGGCACAACGCTTATCGACGATTCCCCCACCCACGTCACCCTCGAAACCGATTCCGCCGCCGACGACCAGCGCATCCTGCACGCCGCCCTCGCCGCCGGCGAGGTCCACGAATTCAGCCGTGTCGTCCCCGACCTGACAGACCTGTTCAAGGAGGTCGTGAAGTAA
- a CDS encoding helix-turn-helix transcriptional regulator yields MAARKQPKSPIFNRVRVLRTERDMSRNQLAALIDVNPQTIGALERGDHSPSLDLAFRVCEVFDLPVEAVFSRTEFAPMSKELYNR; encoded by the coding sequence GTGGCAGCACGAAAACAACCGAAGAGTCCGATTTTCAATCGGGTTCGCGTCTTGAGGACGGAGCGCGACATGTCGCGCAACCAACTCGCAGCGCTCATCGACGTGAACCCGCAGACCATCGGCGCTTTGGAGCGCGGCGACCACTCCCCCAGCCTCGACCTCGCTTTCCGCGTCTGCGAGGTCTTCGACCTTCCCGTTGAGGCTGTGTTCTCCCGTACTGAATTCGCCCCAATGTCGAAGGAGCTGTACAACCGATGA
- a CDS encoding FAD-binding oxidoreductase — translation MTATITSPAAHLVRELGSDQTISTRQIDRIKYAHDASHFLYTPQMVAEARNANDVAAAFRASISSGTPVVLRAGGTSLSGQAGGGGMLIDVRKHFRGVEVLDSGKRVRVQPGSTVRQVNAHLAPYGRKIGPDPASEGAATMGGVISNNSSGMACGTQFNTYNTIESMTFVLPSGTVINTAHKDAEAQFAREEAELVAKLEQLKRRVRDNQESVDTIERHFALKNTMGYSLNAFLDYESPLDIFMHLLVASEGTLAFIAEAVLRTVEVPRLKTTTIAVILVPALTGFATKIRGGNGGDFFSRRCLGIRVSCH, via the coding sequence ATGACTGCAACAATCACGTCCCCCGCCGCGCATCTGGTCCGCGAATTAGGTTCCGACCAGACGATTTCCACCCGTCAGATCGACCGGATCAAGTACGCACACGACGCGTCGCACTTCCTCTACACCCCGCAGATGGTGGCGGAGGCGCGTAATGCGAACGATGTCGCCGCGGCCTTCCGTGCGTCGATCTCCTCCGGAACTCCGGTCGTGCTGCGTGCGGGCGGCACGTCGCTGTCCGGGCAGGCCGGGGGAGGGGGCATGCTTATCGACGTCCGCAAGCATTTCCGCGGTGTCGAGGTTCTCGATTCCGGTAAACGCGTGCGGGTGCAGCCCGGCTCGACGGTGCGGCAGGTCAACGCCCACCTCGCGCCATACGGCCGCAAGATTGGGCCGGACCCGGCATCCGAGGGCGCGGCGACGATGGGCGGCGTGATTTCCAATAACTCCTCCGGCATGGCCTGCGGGACGCAGTTCAACACGTACAACACCATCGAATCGATGACGTTCGTGCTTCCGTCCGGCACCGTCATCAACACGGCGCACAAGGACGCGGAGGCGCAGTTCGCGAGGGAGGAGGCGGAGCTCGTCGCAAAGCTTGAGCAGCTGAAGCGGCGCGTGCGTGACAATCAGGAATCCGTGGACACCATCGAGCGCCACTTCGCGCTGAAGAACACGATGGGCTACAGCCTCAACGCGTTTTTGGACTACGAGTCGCCCCTGGACATCTTCATGCACCTGCTGGTCGCGTCCGAGGGCACGCTCGCGTTCATCGCGGAAGCGGTGCTGCGCACGGTGGAGGTGCCGAGGCTGAAGACCACCACCATCGCCGTAATCCTCGTACCGGCGCTTACCGGTTTCGCTACAAAAATACGAGGGGGTAATGGTGGGGACTTCTTCTCCCGTCGATGCTTGGGCATACGCGTCTCATGCCACTAG
- a CDS encoding RrF2 family transcriptional regulator has protein sequence MKLPRGAEWMAHCLVALAVCDDVGPVPRRALSEMFDISEEYLTKQLQLLVKQGVVASAAGQRGGYRLSKSAIDITLLDVLNAIQGDAPLFNCENVRCRGIFEPEAEKIKARGKCGIRKAMLNAEKEWRESLGHVTIDSLTESVGDDGAKTMRDFVVSVRQ, from the coding sequence ATGAAGTTACCCCGCGGTGCCGAATGGATGGCCCACTGCCTCGTCGCTCTTGCCGTGTGCGATGACGTCGGCCCGGTGCCACGTCGCGCATTGTCCGAAATGTTCGACATCTCAGAGGAGTACCTCACCAAGCAACTCCAGCTCCTCGTCAAGCAGGGGGTCGTAGCGTCAGCCGCTGGGCAACGAGGCGGTTACCGACTTTCGAAGTCGGCGATTGACATCACATTGCTCGATGTCCTCAACGCCATCCAAGGAGATGCGCCTCTGTTTAACTGCGAGAACGTACGATGCCGCGGAATCTTTGAACCCGAGGCGGAGAAAATCAAGGCCCGCGGGAAATGCGGTATCCGCAAGGCGATGCTGAATGCGGAAAAAGAGTGGCGGGAGAGCCTCGGTCACGTCACCATCGATTCGCTCACCGAGAGCGTCGGCGACGATGGGGCGAAGACGATGCGCGACTTTGTCGTGTCCGTTCGACAATAG
- a CDS encoding flavodoxin family protein, translating to MQVAIIFHSSTGNVAALAGTAKDHLEALGHSVTVDALPELDDAEVTAQAHARALDHLASAEAVLWGTPGRYGSMSGPLKHFIDQTLPLHQQGVLADKFMATFASTASNHGGQESTILAFNNIFYHWGAIIVPAGAAGEAQQKPLNGNPYGVSSVSGAQQASVPEENHEAMRYLAERLVTIAAGRAR from the coding sequence ATGCAGGTCGCGATCATCTTTCACAGCTCCACCGGCAACGTCGCTGCTCTCGCCGGTACAGCCAAGGACCACCTCGAAGCACTCGGCCACTCGGTAACGGTGGACGCCCTGCCGGAACTCGACGATGCCGAGGTCACTGCTCAGGCGCACGCGCGGGCGCTGGATCATCTCGCCTCCGCCGAGGCGGTCCTGTGGGGCACGCCTGGCCGGTACGGATCAATGTCTGGTCCGCTGAAGCACTTCATCGACCAGACGCTGCCCCTCCACCAGCAGGGCGTCCTGGCGGATAAGTTCATGGCCACGTTCGCGTCGACCGCCTCCAACCACGGCGGCCAGGAGTCCACGATCCTCGCGTTCAACAACATCTTCTACCACTGGGGGGCGATCATCGTGCCCGCCGGGGCGGCCGGAGAGGCACAGCAGAAGCCGCTCAATGGCAACCCCTACGGAGTCTCCAGCGTCTCCGGTGCGCAGCAGGCCTCAGTGCCCGAGGAGAACCATGAGGCCATGCGGTATCTCGCTGAACGGCTGGTGACCATCGCGGCAGGCAGGGCCCGGTGA
- a CDS encoding SDR family NAD(P)-dependent oxidoreductase gives MAAKTAFVTGASRGIGKASAIRLTQLGYDIIAHHRSADADFTDLQASAREHGTTVTTVQADFGDPEAVQALLGQVRETLAGKTIDLAFLNAGIAPFGNFQELSADALRDLFQTNTVAPYELAAGLVDLVTASGGKYIFTGSALTRYSFPALTGYGMSKIALEYLARTMAAELGARGITVNVVAPGVVDTDINAGWLRGNQDAADATRDGSAVKKLARPEDMAEVVSLLAQDTSQAITGQVIDASMGTSL, from the coding sequence ATGGCAGCCAAGACAGCCTTCGTGACAGGAGCAAGCCGCGGGATCGGCAAGGCCAGCGCCATCCGACTGACGCAGCTCGGCTACGACATCATCGCCCACCACCGCTCCGCCGATGCCGACTTCACCGACCTGCAGGCATCTGCTCGCGAGCACGGCACCACGGTCACGACCGTGCAGGCGGACTTCGGGGACCCCGAGGCCGTCCAGGCACTGCTGGGCCAGGTGCGCGAGACCCTGGCCGGCAAGACGATCGACCTGGCGTTCCTCAACGCCGGTATCGCCCCGTTCGGGAACTTCCAGGAGCTGAGTGCCGATGCGCTCCGCGACCTGTTCCAGACCAACACCGTCGCCCCCTACGAACTCGCCGCAGGACTAGTCGACCTCGTGACCGCGTCGGGTGGGAAGTACATCTTCACCGGCTCGGCACTGACCCGGTACTCGTTCCCTGCCCTGACCGGGTACGGGATGAGCAAGATCGCCTTGGAGTACCTGGCCCGCACCATGGCCGCCGAGCTCGGCGCCCGCGGCATCACCGTCAACGTGGTCGCCCCTGGAGTCGTCGACACCGACATCAACGCAGGTTGGCTGCGTGGCAACCAGGACGCGGCCGACGCGACCCGTGACGGCAGTGCGGTGAAGAAGCTCGCCCGCCCCGAGGACATGGCCGAGGTCGTCAGTCTGCTCGCCCAGGACACCTCCCAGGCGATCACCGGGCAGGTCATCGACGCCTCCATGGGCACCAGCCTCTAA
- a CDS encoding FAD-binding and (Fe-S)-binding domain-containing protein: MTTTISSPAEHLSRELGSDQALSTRPIDRIKYAHDASHFLYTPDVVVEARTARDVAAAFRASASSGAPVVLRSGGTSLSGQAGGAGMLVDVRKHFRGVEVLDGGARVRVQPGSTVRQVNAHLAPYGRKIGPDPASEGAATMGGVIANNSSGMACGTQFNTYNTIESMTFVLPSGTVINTAHKDAEAQFAREEAELVAKLEQLKRRVRDNQESVDTIERHFALKNTMGYSLNAFLDYESPLDIFMHLLVASEGTLAFIAEAVLRTVEVPRLKTTTIAVYPTIDAATRSLPALFDSKAATLELMDSRSIAVGRGFDSVPEQITGFELDQHAALLIEYHANEEEQLREYERAGTKLLGELDLATPAEFSTDPKQAAKAWAFRKGLYAQVAEARPSGTTALLEDIAVPVEDLADTCGGLQGLFDEYSYDDAVIFGHAKDGNIHFLITDRFEGDENLGRYDGFNEAMVDLVLGAGGNLKAEHGTGRVMAPYVRRQYGDELYEVMVELKRAADPRGVMNPGVIITDDEREHMKNFKLNPQVEDEIDSCVECGYCEPVCPSRDLTMTPRQRIVVRRARAQAIKDGDTELVKHIDKEYQYEGIDTCAVDSMCVTACPVGIDTGKFIKSLRRGQAGAVESAGWAAAAKAWGPGNKLASTALTGAHYLPASLVEKVTDVARALVGEDTVPSYRPELTKGGVSRSKAFGTRIGDPNAEPVGVFVPACVNSMFGPQGEGIGASAAFAKLVERAGLALVVPEGIDGMCCGTPWASKGMATGHDIMQRRVNDELIAATDGGRLPVIVDAASCTHGFQDMAETIGITVIDAVAFVNDKVVDKLEVSNKIDSITIHPTCSAKHLSLIDDLSQVAAAAAETVNVPREWNCCGYAGDRGMLHPELTQAATKREAEEVAEFGAECHASSNRTCELGLTAATGKDYEHVLEVLERVSR; this comes from the coding sequence ATGACCACAACCATTTCCTCCCCTGCAGAGCATTTGTCCCGCGAACTCGGCTCCGACCAGGCGCTTTCCACCCGCCCGATCGACCGCATCAAGTACGCCCACGACGCGTCGCACTTCCTCTACACCCCGGACGTGGTGGTGGAGGCTCGCACCGCTCGCGACGTGGCGGCGGCGTTTCGCGCCTCGGCCTCCTCCGGCGCCCCGGTGGTGTTGCGATCCGGCGGCACCTCGCTGTCCGGCCAGGCCGGCGGCGCGGGCATGCTGGTGGACGTGCGCAAGCACTTCCGCGGCGTGGAGGTCCTCGACGGCGGGGCGCGCGTGCGCGTCCAGCCCGGCTCCACGGTGCGCCAAGTCAACGCCCACCTCGCGCCATACGGCCGCAAGATTGGGCCGGACCCGGCATCCGAGGGCGCGGCGACGATGGGCGGCGTGATTGCCAACAACTCCTCCGGCATGGCCTGCGGGACGCAGTTCAACACGTACAACACCATCGAATCGATGACGTTCGTGCTTCCGTCCGGCACCGTCATCAACACGGCGCACAAGGACGCGGAGGCGCAGTTCGCGAGGGAGGAGGCGGAGCTCGTCGCAAAGCTTGAGCAGCTGAAGCGGCGCGTGCGTGACAATCAGGAATCCGTGGACACCATCGAGCGCCACTTCGCGCTGAAGAACACGATGGGCTACAGCCTCAACGCGTTTTTGGACTACGAGTCGCCCCTGGACATCTTCATGCACCTGCTGGTCGCGTCCGAGGGCACTTTGGCGTTCATCGCTGAGGCGGTGCTGCGGACGGTGGAGGTGCCGAGACTCAAGACCACGACGATCGCGGTGTACCCGACGATCGACGCGGCGACGCGCTCGCTGCCCGCGCTGTTCGATTCCAAGGCGGCCACGCTCGAGCTGATGGATTCGCGCTCCATCGCGGTCGGGCGCGGTTTTGACTCGGTGCCGGAGCAGATCACCGGCTTCGAGCTGGACCAGCATGCGGCGCTGCTCATCGAGTACCACGCGAACGAGGAAGAGCAGCTGCGCGAGTACGAGCGCGCCGGCACGAAGCTCTTGGGCGAGCTGGATCTGGCCACGCCTGCGGAATTCTCCACTGACCCGAAGCAGGCTGCGAAGGCGTGGGCCTTCCGCAAGGGCCTCTACGCCCAGGTCGCGGAGGCGCGTCCGTCCGGCACGACAGCGTTGCTCGAGGACATCGCGGTGCCCGTCGAGGACCTTGCGGACACCTGCGGCGGGCTGCAGGGGCTGTTCGACGAATACTCCTACGACGACGCCGTCATCTTCGGCCACGCCAAGGACGGCAATATCCACTTCCTCATCACCGACCGTTTCGAGGGCGATGAGAACTTGGGCCGCTACGACGGGTTCAACGAGGCGATGGTGGATCTCGTGCTCGGCGCGGGAGGAAACCTCAAGGCTGAGCACGGCACCGGCCGTGTCATGGCGCCGTATGTGCGCCGCCAGTACGGCGACGAGCTCTACGAGGTCATGGTGGAGCTCAAGCGCGCCGCCGACCCGCGCGGAGTGATGAACCCGGGCGTGATCATCACCGACGACGAGCGCGAGCACATGAAGAATTTCAAGCTCAACCCGCAGGTCGAAGACGAGATCGACTCGTGCGTGGAATGCGGCTACTGCGAACCGGTCTGCCCGTCGCGGGATCTCACCATGACCCCGCGCCAGCGCATCGTCGTCCGCCGAGCTCGTGCCCAGGCGATCAAGGACGGCGACACCGAGCTGGTCAAGCACATCGATAAAGAATACCAGTACGAGGGAATCGACACCTGTGCCGTCGACTCCATGTGCGTGACCGCGTGCCCGGTGGGCATTGACACCGGCAAGTTCATCAAGTCCCTGCGCCGCGGCCAGGCCGGCGCCGTGGAGTCGGCCGGCTGGGCGGCCGCCGCGAAGGCGTGGGGGCCGGGTAACAAGCTCGCCTCCACCGCGCTGACCGGCGCGCACTACCTGCCCGCTTCGCTGGTGGAGAAGGTCACCGACGTCGCCCGCGCGCTCGTCGGTGAGGACACCGTACCGTCCTACCGGCCGGAGCTGACCAAGGGGGGAGTTTCCCGCTCCAAGGCGTTCGGCACGCGCATCGGCGACCCGAACGCAGAGCCCGTCGGCGTGTTCGTGCCCGCCTGCGTGAACTCCATGTTCGGCCCGCAGGGCGAGGGCATCGGCGCGTCCGCGGCATTCGCGAAACTCGTCGAGCGCGCCGGGCTGGCCCTCGTCGTGCCGGAAGGCATCGACGGCATGTGCTGCGGGACCCCGTGGGCGTCGAAGGGCATGGCCACCGGCCACGATATTATGCAGCGCCGCGTCAACGACGAGCTCATTGCCGCCACCGACGGCGGCCGCCTGCCCGTCATCGTCGACGCCGCCAGCTGCACGCACGGTTTCCAGGACATGGCCGAGACCATCGGCATCACTGTCATCGACGCCGTCGCGTTCGTCAACGACAAGGTGGTGGACAAGCTCGAGGTGTCCAACAAGATCGATTCGATCACGATCCACCCGACGTGCTCGGCCAAGCACCTTTCGCTTATCGACGACCTCTCCCAGGTCGCCGCTGCCGCCGCCGAGACAGTCAATGTGCCGCGGGAGTGGAACTGCTGCGGCTATGCAGGTGACCGCGGCATGCTCCACCCGGAGCTGACCCAGGCCGCCACGAAGCGCGAAGCGGAGGAAGTCGCCGAATTCGGTGCCGAGTGCCACGCCTCGTCCAACCGCACCTGCGAGCTGGGCCTGACCGCCGCGACGGGCAAGGATTACGAGCACGTCCTCGAGGTGCTGGAGCGCGTGAGCCGCTAA